TAACACGTTCCAATGGCGAAGATCTCTAAAAAGGAGGTAATTTCAATGAACGAATCTGGGAACAAAGCTCAAGGAAAACGATTTTTGGATAAGTTTTCTGAAGTTTCGGCTAAAATCGGTAACGAGGTTCACCTGCGTTCCTTGCGTGACGCTTTTGCGACAATTATGCCTTTGTTCATTTTAGCTGGATTAGCAGTATTGATTAATAATGTTATTTTTCCTTTTGTTGCAAAAGGACAGGCATTGGCCAATTTGCAGTTTTGGGGAAATATGGTTACTAACGGGACACTTAATATTGCTGGACTCGTATTGGCACCTGTGATTGGTTTTACTCTGGCACGAAATAAAGGCTTCACAAACGGATTGCTGGCTGCAGTCATAGCGCTCTCGAGCCTAATTATCGTCATGCCATTTACTCTTTCAGTCCTACCGAATGGTGCAAAAAAGGCCGTTGATTTGACTGGCGTGCTGAGTTTTTCAAATCTAGGCACGACTGGCATGTTCGCCGGTATTATTATTGGTTTGGTCGCGACTGAAATTTTTATTCGATTGTCAAAGATTAAGCATCTGAAGATTAATATTGGCGGTAATGTGCCGCCATCGGTATCAGCTTCTTTTAGCGACATGATTCCAGTCATTCTGACTCTCAGCCTCATGGCTTTGCTCTCAGCCTTGTTACTGGTTCTTGGGAAGACGAATCTCATTGCACTGATTACGAATATTATTCAGGAACCTCTCCGGAGCTTTAATACTAGCTTACCGGGCATGCTATTCATTTATAGCTGCGGCAATTTCCTGTTCACTTTGGGAATTCATCAAACAGTTATCAATGGTACCTTGCTGGATCCGGTTCTGTTGATCAACATGAATAAAAACATGGCCGCTTATGCTGCCCATCAACAGATTCCTTACATTTTGACAAACACTTTCCGTGATACATTTGGCATGATTGGCGGAACAGGATCAACTCTATGTTTGTTGATTGCGATCTTTATCTTTTCTCGCAACCGTGTCAGCAAAAACGTTGCAAGTTTGGCATCTGCACCTGGTATTTTCAACATCAATGAACCCGTCATTTTCGGTTATCCCATTGTCTTCAATATTCCGATGATGATTCCTTTTGTTCTCCAACCTGTTATCGGCATTTTGATTGCTTATTTCTTTACAACAATCGGTTGGATGAGTCGAGTAGTTGTCTTAATTCCTTGGACAACACCACCATTGCTGAGTGCCTATTTGGCCACTGCTGGTGATTGGCGAGCGGTCTTGGTGCAATTGCTGATCATTATCCTAGGTGTTCTTTTCTACATTCCTTTCATGAAAATCAGTGAAAGAGTCATGGCTAAAGAAGCTGCTTTGGAAACACAAAAGTAAGTTTCTGAAGAAATTAATTAAGGCAATCATACGATTGTCTTTTTTTATGCAAAAAGCTACACTGAGCTTATTTGTGTGACAACATTTCTGGGATAAATGGTCATCAAGCGGGGGAGTATGTTCAAAAATAAGCTGGTATTGTTAGCAAGTTTATTCATAAATATGGGCATTGTGCTGATTATGCCGATCACGACTTTGTTCATCCATCGGACACTTGGCAAAAGTCTGCTGATCGCCGGATTTGTATTGATGGCATTCTCGCTGGCTCAGATGGCCGGCAATTTGCTCGGCGGTTTTCTCTTTGATCGCTGGCAGCCCAAACAATCGATGTATCTGGGCGGGGCGATCACGGTTGTGTCACTGGCCTTGATCACGATCTTTCCGATCTGGCTGACATATTCCTTATTGGTTGCCACTTATGGTTTTGGCCTGGGCATTTTAAACGCGAGCGTTAACGGCTATCTGGCTTTTTTGAAAAAAGACGATCCGCAGATTTTTAACAACAATTATTGGCTGGCTAGTCTGGGATCAGGTCTGGCGAGTTTTCTTTCTGGTATTTTGTTTGGCATCAACGTCCGCCTGGTCTTTGGATTTTCGACAATTCTTTTCATTTTGACTTTAATTCTCGTCAGGTTGAGCATTCATCCAGTAGAGAAGAACACGAAACTAAATAATTCCAAAGCCCAAAAAACTCATTCTTTTCCGCACCTTTGGCCGGTTGTTTTAGTCTGCTTGAGCTTTGTGATTGCTTGGATGGGCTATGAACAGTGGGACACGAACATTTCCACTTTTATGATTTCACAAGGCATTTCAGTGCAGGCATATAGTGTGCTCTTCACGATTAACGCGATCGTGCTGCTGATTATTCAGCCGATAACGAAAATCGTTTTCAGAGATACTTTCCGCGCAGATAAATGGCGGATTATTTCCGGGATTGTCATGTTTTCCTTCTCGTACTTAGTCATCATTGATGCCAGCAATTATTGGCAATTTGTTGTGGGAATTGTCATTTTGACTTTTGGCGAAATCTTAGCTTTTCCGGCGATTCCGTCCATGCTGAACCGCTTTGCGACTGACGAAAATCGCGGTCGTATTCAATCTTTCGGCAGTCTGGCCGGATCATTAGGGCGTGCAATCGGCCCTGCAATTGGCGGCTTTTTGGTAACGAGTTTTAGCTATCCGAGCTTGTTTGTCACGGTTTTTCTGCTGCATATTCTTATCGCCATTGTCCTGCTGTCTTTAAAAAGACACAAAAAGGCTCCGGTTTAAGAGCCTTGGTCCTGATTTTTAGTTTCTGTTCGAATCAGATCAATTCGACTGCTTTCACTCATAAACAGCGGGACGGTTTCTTCAACGAATTCACTAAATTCTAGTCCATACCAAGCTGGCTGAGAGGCTGTGATCCGTTGCAAGAAAAGCCGGCCGGAAATTAAAAACTTATCGAGACGTTTGATATTCGGCAAAAAATTTAAGTCCTGTACACGCTGATTTAATAACACGAATCTGAAATCACCGACTTGCCGGTCAGGAATCGTCGAATAACGGGGAACCTGGCGGTCAATCACATCGGCCTCGATCAAGTCGTTGACAATCCGTCTTAGGTAACGTGTGATGTGCTGAGATTTTTTAAAACCCAAATACAGCTGAACGTCAACAATGTTTCTTGTACCCAGCATGTCGACTGTATAGCTGGCACCGTAAGGATAGTCAGTCTGATTGACTGTGAAGAACCAATAGACTTTAGCCCTTTTAGGCCGTTCATCAAAGATCGAGTACAAAACATGCCGTTTAATCTGGTAATTGTCTTTGACCCGGTTCATGTAAATCAGATTTGTTGCGTACAGAGGCAGCGAATTGTCATCACTAAGTTGCTGGAGCTTGGGCGTTGCTTCTTTTAAAGACAGGTATTGGCTGTCAGCGGTATAAGAACGTCTGATTTCGTTGCCAAAATGCCAGAAGATCATGACCATGAGAATGACAAGTGTGATTAGCAGAGTCAGATAGCCGCCGTGGACAAATTTGATCAGACTTGAAATCAAGAAGACGCCCTCCAAGAATCCAAAAAAGATCACGAAGACACTGGCTAACAGGCGATGTTTATTCATCATGAGAAACTGGTGAAGCAGCAGCGTTGTCATCAGCATCGTCACGGTGATGGCCAAACCGTAAGCGGCTTCCATATGATCCGAGGTCTGAAAAAGCCAGACGATTATCAGTGTCGTGAGGCACAGCAGCCAGTTTACGCTGGCAATATAGGATTGGCTTTTGATTTTGCCAGGATAGGTGATTTTAAGTCTCGGCAACAGTTTGAGGCCGATGGCTTCGCTGACTAGCGTAAAGGAACCCGTGATCAGTGCTTGTGAGGCAATAATCGCAGCAATTGTCGCAATAATGATTGCTGCGGCATGCCAATCAGCCGGCAGCATACTATAAAAAGGATTAGCTTCGCCGATACTGTTTTTATTCTGAGAAATAACCCAAGCACCTTGGCCAAAGTAACTGAGCATGAGGCTAAGATAGACCAGAGGCCAAGTACGATAAATGTTGGCTTTTCCGACGTGGCCCATATCAGAATACAAGGCCTCGGCACCAGTGGTCGCTAAAAAGATGCTACCGAGAATGAAAAATCCCATTTTATTATCAGGGCTGAATAAGACTTGGATACCATAAATTGGTGAGAGAGCTTTGAGTATTTCCCAGTGGCCGAACAGATTGATCAGCCCGAAAATGCCAATAAAAGAGAACCAAATCAGCATCAGAGGGCCAAAAAGTTTGCCGATTGACGAAGCACCTAAACGTTGGAAGAGAAAAACAAACAATAAAATGATTGTCACGGTCAAAATGACCGGCCACTGAGATTGGCCGAAACGAACGATACCAATCTGCTCGCCTTTTAATCCTTCAATTGCAGAAGTGACCGTGACGGCTGGCGTCAAAGTGCCATCGGCTAATAGGGCAGCTCCACCAATTAAGGCCGGCAGGATCAGCCATTTTGCTCTATTTCTGACAAGCGCGTACAAGGAAAAGATGCCGCCTTCATGGTGGTTATCCGCTTGCATGGCCAGCAGCACATATTTGATTGTCGTGATCAGCATTAGTGTCCAGAAAATGAGTGACAAACAACCGATGATGTAGGTACTGTCGGCGTTTTTCAAGCCACCTGCATCTGACACAATTGCATTCATTACATACAGAGGCGAGGTACCAATGTCGCCGTAGACGATGCCTAAGGCGATCAAACCACCAATCGTTTTTTTGCTGAAATGATTTTTATTTTTCATCCGTTAATCCTTAAATGAGATATCCAGAATATAGATCATATTAACACTAATTGCGATTAGACTAAAAAACAGCCGAAGCCGTTTTACTGTTTGATTAAGGCATCTTGATCGACATTTCCGAGTAATTTATTAGCAAAACGCATCAATTCTTGCCATTCTTGTGACGATAACTGGCTGCGGTCTAATAATACTTTTGGTGAATCCTGTGCTCTTCGCGCTTTTTTCTGCCGGCTTCAGTCAGACTCGCATAGACAATCCGTTCATCGTCTTGTTCGCGCGTCCGCGTTAGTAATTCGGCTTTTTCCATACGCTTCAGTAAAGGGGTAATTGTGCCGCTATCTAGTTCCAAATATTGACCAAGCCGTTTAACCGTTAAATCATCATGTTCGTATAAAATCACGAGTGCCAGATATTGCGGATAGGTTAGGTCCACCTCTGCCAAACTCGGGTGGTACAAACGCTGGATAGCTCTGGAAGTGGCATGAAGAATGGAACACAAGTGATCATCTAAAGGAAGTAAGTCGTCGTTTTTCCAGAATATTCTGGTTCTCCGGAAGCACAATATCCAACTGCAATCGAACAGAATTTCGCAACGCTGCAGAAATTATCTGATTGGCAGGACCAAGAGAATTTGGACTTGAGCCGTCTGACTGTAGCTGGCGATTCAGTCGGTGGCAATATGTCGACAGTCATGACAATTTTGGCCAAACAGCGTGGTGGCCAGAAAATTAATCAGCAGCTGCTTTATTATCCTGTGACCGATGCTGCGATGGACACAGTCTCTTATGACGAATTTGGTGATAACTACTATCTGACCAAAGAGGGGATGCTCTGGTTCCGGAATCAATATACGACTGACGAAAAAGCTCGTGCCGAAATTACAGCTTCGCCGCTGCGTGCCAGTTTAGAAGATTTGGCAGATTTACCGGCAGCCATGATTCTGACTGACGAAGCAGATGTCTTGCGTGATGAAGGCGAAGCTTATGCGCGCAGGCTGCGTGATGCTGGTGTTGAAGTAACGCAAGTTCGTTTTCAAGGTATGATTCATGATTTCGTGATGCTGAATACTTTGGATCAGACTTGGGCTGCTCGTGCGGCCATGGACTTGTCAACTGATTGGATAAACAAAAAGAATCAAAGGTAACTTCTTTATGCTTTTTATTAAAAAACTCCTTATTTGATTAAGGAGTTTTTTAATGATCTCTTCTGGCCCGCAAGGATGACAGGATGGAAACGGAATCAACCACTTCTTGCAAAGCGGCTCCAAATAAGGCGGGGATGACGCCGGTGCTGGCGACAAGCATCAAGAAAACACAGATGCCGATGCCGATCAGTACAGATTGCCGAGCGATTCTCATCGTGTCTTGCGAGATATCGACGGCTTCAGCAACACGCGACAAGTCGTCCTTTAAAATAACGGCATCAGCACTTTCGCTGGCGGCAGTTGATCCGTGAGCACCCATGGCGATACCGACATCCGCAGCGGCCAAAGCAGGGGCATCATTGACGCCATCACCGACCATGATAATTGGTTTGTATTGTTTGGGAATATTATTGATCAGGCTGATCTTATCTTCAGGCAGGCACTGGGCATGGATCTCATCAAGTGCCAGTCCGGCTGCAATCTTATCGGCGACAGGCTGCTGATCACCAGTCAGCATGATTAGTTTGGACAATCCCAATTCTTTTAGCCGAGCCAGTGTGTCTTTGGCTTCAGGCCGGACCGTATCTTTAAAAGTGATTGATCCAGCGTATTTACCATCAATTGAGACATAGACGGCCGTCTGATCCGGTAGATCTGTGGCTGGATTTTGGGCAAACGCGGCTTTACCGACAGCGATTTGCTGGCCATCAACTTCAGCTTTAATCCCTTGTCCTGTGACTTCGGCTAAGTTTGTGACAGGCAGCAAGTGGATTTTTTTATTTTTAGCATCGGTCAATAATGAACGGGCCAAGATGTGTGAAGAATCCTGCTCGGCACTGGCTGCTAGAATCAGCAGGCGGTCTGCGGAAAGTGCAGCATCCGCTGATTCGATCTGGTCAACGAAGAGACTTCCGGCCGTAATCGTACCTGTCTTATCAAAGGCGGCACTTTTGGCTTTCGCTAATTTTTCAATTGTCGTCCCGTTTTTAACAACGATGCCTTTACGGCTGGAACGGCTCATACCAGCGACTAATGCGACTGGGGCGGCTAAAATCAAAGGGCAGGGTGAAGCCACGACCAGCACTTCAGCAAATCGGACCGGGTCCTTAGCGAGAAACCAGGCAATGCCCCCGATTAGATAGGCAATCAGGGTGAATGGTACTGCATAATGGTCAGCAAGTCTGACAAAATGTGCTGGCTTGGCTTCAGATTCCTTGACTAAGCGAACCAGCCTTTGATATTGGCTGTCTGAAGCGATTTTCGTGACGCGAAACTGCAAAGCACCATCACCATTGACAGATCCGGACATCAGCATATCATCGGCATCTTTTGTAACAGCTCGCGATTCACCGGTTAGAGATGATTCGTCAACGGTCGACTCGCCGGAAATGATCATGCCATCGACTGGCACTGTCTCGCCGGGTTTGACAAGAATGATATCGCCGATTTTGACGGCTTCGACTGGCAGATCGGTTGTCTGCTGGTCGCTGATTTTGTGAGCCGTATGCGGCGAATTATCCAACAATGACCGAAGTTCGCGAGAGGGCTGGCGGCTTGCGTAATCTTCCAAACTGTCACCGCCAGTCAGCATAATCAAGACGATCAGGCTGGCCCAATATTCACCAACGGCCAAAGTCGCGACGATGGCTGTAATCGCCAGAATATCGACACCGTATTTACCGCTGCGGATGGTTTTGATCATGCCGATCAGCATGGAAATCGTGGTCAGCCCCCCAGCTAGCAGAATCAGCCAGTAAGCAACGGCGCCGGCTGCAAAGACAAATTGGCTGATTAGGGCAATGACACCGATAATCAGCGCTAACATAAATTTTCTAAAATTAGACACTTAAATCCCCTTAAGTTTGAGAATATATTAGCATATCGATTTGAGTTAAAAAATGAGAAAAAATCAGATTATTTGTGAAAAAAGGGTTTGATGCCGTCGGTGGGAGTCGAACCCACAAAAAAACAAGCCTCACGACTTGTTTTTCTTATGGATAAATCCGTCTTTTTTAAAAGCGCGATAAGTGTTGATGACACCGAAAAAAATCAGAAAGGCCGATGCAATGATCCCAGTCATGTATTTGCCCAGCGTGCTCAGGACATCCGGCTGCTGTGAAAAAATCAGTAAATTCACCGTAAAGACAAAGAAGAGAGTTATAAAAATGTCGAAAATATCAAAGGCTAGATGCAACCACCGCCAGCGTTTTGCTTTTGTCACTTTGTCAGTCATCGCGTTTCCTCTCTGATGCCGCCAGTATAGCGCGATCCGGGATAAAAATCAGCGCAGCATTAATTCTGCTTCCATATGTATATCATCTTGCAGGTAAACGATAATCAATCTAATCCATTGTCATCGCGGCTGACTCCAAAACTCGCAGCTTCTTAAAGCCGAGATGCTCATATAACAATCCAGCCGCTTCAGCTTTTTCGGACTGAACCAGGGTCATGGTTTTACCACTGTCAGACATATATAAATATTGCCAAAGAAAAGCGATTAAATTTGTCGCAATAGATTGATGTCTGAATGCCGGCGCCACAGCTACAAAAAGCAGGCGTGCCAAGGTTTCTTCGACCTCGACGAGCGCGTATCCGCACAATTGTCTCCCTTGGTAGGCCAAAAAGAGGGGATGTTCAGCTGAGATATCGGCAACAGCATCATCATGAAACATTTGATGATGCAGCTTGAGAGCTTCTTCTGCTTTTTCCTTTGGAAGCGGATTTTCATAAGCCTCAAAGCGCAGGCTAGATGGCCTCATAGCTACGGGGTAAACCTGCCAAATAGTCTGCCGGGTCAACGCCGCCTGATGGCTTTTCAACCAATTGGCGAGTGCGGCGTTTTCCAATCCATAAAAGAAATTGATTTGTGCAGGAAAGTGCGAGATAGATTTTTTCAGATTTTCCGCCAGTGCTATTTCCGGGAAAACAGTACCCTGAAAAAAGGGTCCCCAGACTTCGACGAACCATTCTTTGCCGACTGCATATTGATCCAAGACCAGCAGGCAGTCGTCTTGATCGACAACAGTCACATCCGAATCGGCTAAATCAAGCTGAATTTCCGCTGCATTATCCGTGACAAATTCACAGTATTGATCTGGCCTTTGATTCAGATTGGCGATGCGGTCCGCGATCATTTTATTTGTCATGCAAGCTCATCTTCCCATCCATTATTTCATAAATTTTATCAGCAAAAGGCATCAAACGTGTATCATGCGTGACGATGACGACGGCTTTGTCACGCTGTTCAGCCAGTTCCTTAAAGAGTTGTCCGATTTTAACGACACGGTCCGAATCCAAAGCGGCACTGGGTTCGTCGGCAAGAATCACTTCCGGATTTGTGTAAACGGCTCTGGCGATCGCCACGCGCTGTCTTTGTCCACCGGATAGTTGTCCGGGATATTTGTTGACCAAATCTTCGATACCTAATTGGGCAAACAGTTCCTTTAGCTCCTCTGCATTCAGATTACCTTCCGGCTTGATCCGATCGACAAAAGCCAACTGCTCGCTGACTTTTAAATAGGGCACTAAGGCGTATGATTGCAGGACAAAACCAATGTGGGACAGTCTTAATTGATCGCTTTGTTCGCGGCTTAACTGATTAATTGATTGGCCTTCGATTGAAACATCACCCGAAGAGGCTGTCTGCAGACCGCCGGCAATTGTCAAAAAGGTACTCTTGCCAGAACCTGAAGGGCCGACAATCAGTACCAATTGTCCTTTTTCCGCAGAAAAATTAATGTCCTGTAAGACATGAACAAGGCTGCTGCCGGAACCGAAATAATGATTGACTTTTTTTAATTCAATTGCTGCCATATTAGCCTCCAATAACGCTGACCGGATCAATTTTCGCGATTTTTCTTGCTGGCAGCGCCGCACCGACAATCCCCATGACCATCAAACCTAGAGTAATCAGCGACAGCATGACCAGATTAAAGGAGAGCGGGACGCCGAAGGGAATCAAGCTGGCTGTAACAGCCGTTAATAAAGCACCGCCAATGATGCCGATGATCATTAAGACCAGTGATTGGCTGATAATCGTATTGACAAGTTTAGCTCCGGGAATACCTTGCGCGCGTAGTACGGCATAGGTTGGCAAAGCCTGAATTGTGAGGATGTACAGGAAGACGGCAATCACAACCAATGAAATGACCATCAAAAATCCGATCATAAAGGCAAAAGTCGTGTTCTGTGCTGAATAGCCGGGCAATTTGGAGATGAAGTAGTGACTGCTATACCGTTTTAAACCTTTGACACCGGCAGTAAAATGAGCTGTTTTTGAAATGATCGCACTGGCAGCAACTTGACCGCCAGGAAAAGGACGCAACTTTTTCCAAACGGCTATCTGTCCGTATACGATAGGAGCGATGTTCAGCTTCGCATTTTTAGTAAAACCGACGATTGTATACTGGTTGGACGCGGAATTGAATTTGATTTTGTCTCCGATCTTGTAGCCCTCGGATTTAAATTGCTGATCGACGATGACTTCGTGCTGCTTGCGAAAACGGCGGCCGCTGCTGGCCACGAGGTTTTTTGCAATATATTGGCTTTTGTCGAGTCCGATAAACTGTGCCGATTCTTTTTCGCGATTGCTGCTTTTGACAACGATTGCTGCTTGTCCGACAATTGCTTGGCTTTTCGTCAGGTTGGTTGCAGCGAGCTGTTTCTTTGTGATCGTGGATTGCGACAAATTCACATTAGCGTCGCGATTCAAGAGGACAGTTTTTGTGTGCCAGGAGGTGATTGCCTGCGTGTTCTCGCTCGCTAAGCCGTTTGCCAGCCCCGACAGAATAAAAATCAGGTAGCTAATCAGGACAATCATGGCCGTGATCAGCGTGTAGCGCAGTTTCTCGTGACGAATTTCCTTTAGAGCCAGATACATAATCATCCCTCCCTGCCGTGCTTGTGAATTCTGCCTTACCGCCTCATTTTACTCTTAAGTAGATTTTTCCTAGCGCTTTTGCGTGATAATAAAAAGTATCGATGAGAGGGGGCGATCGTGATGATTAATCAAGCTATTATTTGTTTCAACAATAAACGATCACGAGGTAATTTTTATATTGGTCACACTAAGAAAAGCATCACCGGTCGAACTCACTCAAATATATATGATGGGCTACGACGCCTGGGGCGAGCATCAATCAGTCGCAGCTTATTTACAGGAATGTCGTTCTTCGACTAAATATCAGCGGGGCACTTGGTGGGTTCTTGAAGAACAAGGCCAGCTGCTGAGTTCGTTAATTATTTATGAGCTGTCTAATCATGTATTAGGGATCGGATCGGTCTCGACTGATCCGGTTAGCCGGCATCAAGGTTATGCAACGGCTATGCTTAGACAATTCATGACTGCCCATCTGGCATTTAATTTCTTTTTATTCAGCGATATTGATCCATCTTTTTATATGCGGCTGGGCTTTCAGGCTGTCAGTCAGGAAAACCAGTCTTATTCCGATACGACGCTGATGTATTATCCTGAGGATTTTCATCCAGCAAAGGATCAGCTGCCAACTTATTTTTAGGGTCGCAAACGGTCAGAAAAACATTCTCAATTAAATTCGGGGGGTGTTTTTTTGACTTTGATCTTGTCATTGCGAACACATGTTCGTATAATTTTCCTATGACTAACGAGCAAATAATTATCCAAGCTGTCCGTGATCTGCCGTCTACTGATTACAGGCTGAAAATGATGGACTTTGAAGATCTGCAAGCATTGACAGATTTAGATGAAGCCGATCTAGTTGTTGCTTTAAACCATCTCCATGATCGCGGGCTTTTATTTAATGGCTATATTGATGAGGAGACAGGGGAAGTCGTGACTGACGATATTGGCTATTTGTATAAATTGGCAAACTGAATTCTTATGTGAAAACGGCCGAGTCTCATAGTTTGATCTGGAATCGAACCCACAAAAAAACAAGCCTTTCGATTTGTTTTCTACTGTATATTAGTTGCCTTGTGTGATCAAATTATAGGAACGCCATAGGCTACGAAGTTGTTTTGAAGAGGAATTTTCCGATAACAAAGAATTGAGAGGGGGCACTATCATTTCAAACCTAAATTCTGTTCACCAGATTGCTTGCCACACTGTCAAAATTCTGAAAGAAAACGATGAATTTTATAAAAGAATTCCAGAAAATCTAAGAAACAAAATAGACCAAAAAGATACACAAAAAAGTCTACCAAAAAGTAGTCTGGTGGGCTTCAATTTGTCTATTTATTATTGATCTGGCTGCAATATTGGTTAGTAAGTCGATGCACCTACTGTTACTTTTGCGTAATTGTCAATTCTTTTAGTTGAGTCGGCGTTATTTAGGAAGTGATAACGCCAATATTTGCTTATTTCATCAAGATTTAAGTTGCGCTTTATCATAAATTTGTTATTCTATTGTCAAAATCAAGGTAATATATTGATATGATAACGTTTAGTAGGACTATCAAAAAATTTAAGAAAAGATAAAATGATGACCCAATGTCAATTAACTCGGGTTCATATTATTCTTGTATCTTACTATTGGAAAGAAATATGAGGTCAGTGCCAAGTATGAAGGTGCTTAATCAGTTATCAAGTAGCCTTAGAGCAGAAAAATCAATTCTCTATCAGGCTGCAGGATTTGTTCCAAGTGGTACGGATGATTTTGATTCTAATATCAACATTAGTCATCCCCTCTCATTTTTAAAGATGAGGAGGTTCCCCAATTACCCATTTATGGCCGGATTTTTGCAGGTGCGCCATC
The Oenococcus kitaharae DSM 17330 DNA segment above includes these coding regions:
- a CDS encoding ABC transporter ATP-binding protein; its protein translation is MAAIELKKVNHYFGSGSSLVHVLQDINFSAEKGQLVLIVGPSGSGKSTFLTIAGGLQTASSGDVSIEGQSINQLSREQSDQLRLSHIGFVLQSYALVPYLKVSEQLAFVDRIKPEGNLNAEELKELFAQLGIEDLVNKYPGQLSGGQRQRVAIARAVYTNPEVILADEPSAALDSDRVVKIGQLFKELAEQRDKAVVIVTHDTRLMPFADKIYEIMDGKMSLHDK
- a CDS encoding GNAT family N-acetyltransferase, which produces MTNKMIADRIANLNQRPDQYCEFVTDNAAEIQLDLADSDVTVVDQDDCLLVLDQYAVGKEWFVEVWGPFFQGTVFPEIALAENLKKSISHFPAQINFFYGLENAALANWLKSHQAALTRQTIWQVYPVAMRPSSLRFEAYENPLPKEKAEEALKLHHQMFHDDAVADISAEHPLFLAYQGRQLCGYALVEVEETLARLLFVAVAPAFRHQSIATNLIAFLWQYLYMSDSGKTMTLVQSEKAEAAGLLYEHLGFKKLRVLESAAMTMD
- a CDS encoding MarR family winged helix-turn-helix transcriptional regulator, whose protein sequence is MCSILHATSRAIQRLYHPSLAEVDLTYPQYLALVILYEHDDLTVKRLGQYLELDSGTITPLLKRMEKAELLTRTREQDDERIVYASLTEAGRKKREEHRIHQKYY
- a CDS encoding PTS sugar transporter subunit IIC, which encodes MNESGNKAQGKRFLDKFSEVSAKIGNEVHLRSLRDAFATIMPLFILAGLAVLINNVIFPFVAKGQALANLQFWGNMVTNGTLNIAGLVLAPVIGFTLARNKGFTNGLLAAVIALSSLIIVMPFTLSVLPNGAKKAVDLTGVLSFSNLGTTGMFAGIIIGLVATEIFIRLSKIKHLKINIGGNVPPSVSASFSDMIPVILTLSLMALLSALLLVLGKTNLIALITNIIQEPLRSFNTSLPGMLFIYSCGNFLFTLGIHQTVINGTLLDPVLLINMNKNMAAYAAHQQIPYILTNTFRDTFGMIGGTGSTLCLLIAIFIFSRNRVSKNVASLASAPGIFNINEPVIFGYPIVFNIPMMIPFVLQPVIGILIAYFFTTIGWMSRVVVLIPWTTPPLLSAYLATAGDWRAVLVQLLIIILGVLFYIPFMKISERVMAKEAALETQK
- a CDS encoding ABC transporter permease; its protein translation is MYLALKEIRHEKLRYTLITAMIVLISYLIFILSGLANGLASENTQAITSWHTKTVLLNRDANVNLSQSTITKKQLAATNLTKSQAIVGQAAIVVKSSNREKESAQFIGLDKSQYIAKNLVASSGRRFRKQHEVIVDQQFKSEGYKIGDKIKFNSASNQYTIVGFTKNAKLNIAPIVYGQIAVWKKLRPFPGGQVAASAIISKTAHFTAGVKGLKRYSSHYFISKLPGYSAQNTTFAFMIGFLMVISLVVIAVFLYILTIQALPTYAVLRAQGIPGAKLVNTIISQSLVLMIIGIIGGALLTAVTASLIPFGVPLSFNLVMLSLITLGLMVMGIVGAALPARKIAKIDPVSVIGG
- a CDS encoding KUP/HAK/KT family potassium transporter: MKNKNHFSKKTIGGLIALGIVYGDIGTSPLYVMNAIVSDAGGLKNADSTYIIGCLSLIFWTLMLITTIKYVLLAMQADNHHEGGIFSLYALVRNRAKWLILPALIGGAALLADGTLTPAVTVTSAIEGLKGEQIGIVRFGQSQWPVILTVTIILLFVFLFQRLGASSIGKLFGPLMLIWFSFIGIFGLINLFGHWEILKALSPIYGIQVLFSPDNKMGFFILGSIFLATTGAEALYSDMGHVGKANIYRTWPLVYLSLMLSYFGQGAWVISQNKNSIGEANPFYSMLPADWHAAAIIIATIAAIIASQALITGSFTLVSEAIGLKLLPRLKITYPGKIKSQSYIASVNWLLCLTTLIIVWLFQTSDHMEAAYGLAITVTMLMTTLLLHQFLMMNKHRLLASVFVIFFGFLEGVFLISSLIKFVHGGYLTLLITLVILMVMIFWHFGNEIRRSYTADSQYLSLKEATPKLQQLSDDNSLPLYATNLIYMNRVKDNYQIKRHVLYSIFDERPKRAKVYWFFTVNQTDYPYGASYTVDMLGTRNIVDVQLYLGFKKSQHITRYLRRIVNDLIEADVIDRQVPRYSTIPDRQVGDFRFVLLNQRVQDLNFLPNIKRLDKFLISGRLFLQRITASQPAWYGLEFSEFVEETVPLFMSESSRIDLIRTETKNQDQGS
- a CDS encoding MFS transporter, encoding MFKNKLVLLASLFINMGIVLIMPITTLFIHRTLGKSLLIAGFVLMAFSLAQMAGNLLGGFLFDRWQPKQSMYLGGAITVVSLALITIFPIWLTYSLLVATYGFGLGILNASVNGYLAFLKKDDPQIFNNNYWLASLGSGLASFLSGILFGINVRLVFGFSTILFILTLILVRLSIHPVEKNTKLNNSKAQKTHSFPHLWPVVLVCLSFVIAWMGYEQWDTNISTFMISQGISVQAYSVLFTINAIVLLIIQPITKIVFRDTFRADKWRIISGIVMFSFSYLVIIDASNYWQFVVGIVILTFGEILAFPAIPSMLNRFATDENRGRIQSFGSLAGSLGRAIGPAIGGFLVTSFSYPSLFVTVFLLHILIAIVLLSLKRHKKAPV
- a CDS encoding heavy metal translocating P-type ATPase, which gives rise to MSNFRKFMLALIIGVIALISQFVFAAGAVAYWLILLAGGLTTISMLIGMIKTIRSGKYGVDILAITAIVATLAVGEYWASLIVLIMLTGGDSLEDYASRQPSRELRSLLDNSPHTAHKISDQQTTDLPVEAVKIGDIILVKPGETVPVDGMIISGESTVDESSLTGESRAVTKDADDMLMSGSVNGDGALQFRVTKIASDSQYQRLVRLVKESEAKPAHFVRLADHYAVPFTLIAYLIGGIAWFLAKDPVRFAEVLVVASPCPLILAAPVALVAGMSRSSRKGIVVKNGTTIEKLAKAKSAAFDKTGTITAGSLFVDQIESADAALSADRLLILAASAEQDSSHILARSLLTDAKNKKIHLLPVTNLAEVTGQGIKAEVDGQQIAVGKAAFAQNPATDLPDQTAVYVSIDGKYAGSITFKDTVRPEAKDTLARLKELGLSKLIMLTGDQQPVADKIAAGLALDEIHAQCLPEDKISLINNIPKQYKPIIMVGDGVNDAPALAAADVGIAMGAHGSTAASESADAVILKDDLSRVAEAVDISQDTMRIARQSVLIGIGICVFLMLVASTGVIPALFGAALQEVVDSVSILSSLRARRDH